The Hydrogenobacter thermophilus TK-6 genome window below encodes:
- a CDS encoding Fur family transcriptional regulator yields the protein MELSELKKQFEQFLKQKGYKITKSRLDLVDKIASYGTHFEIEDLVMWITSQDRGTASRSTIYRTIRLLQDFGAIREVIKLGNRTIYEFVAGRPHHEHLICVKCGKIIEFSREEIEELQDRVCEEYRFTPINHRLEIFGVCSECSSTV from the coding sequence ATGGAGCTGAGCGAGCTTAAAAAGCAGTTTGAGCAGTTTCTCAAGCAAAAAGGCTACAAGATAACCAAAAGCAGGCTGGACCTTGTGGATAAGATAGCATCCTACGGGACACACTTTGAGATAGAGGACCTTGTTATGTGGATAACAAGCCAGGACAGAGGCACAGCATCAAGGTCCACCATATACAGAACGATAAGGCTACTTCAGGACTTTGGAGCTATAAGGGAAGTTATAAAGCTGGGCAACAGGACTATATACGAATTTGTGGCTGGAAGGCCTCATCACGAGCACCTCATATGTGTAAAGTGTGGAAAAATAATAGAGTTTTCCAGAGAAGAGATAGAGGAGCTTCAGGACAGGGTGTGCGAAGAGTACAGGTTCACGCCCATAAACCACCGCCTTGAGATTTTTGGAGTTTGCTCAGAGTGTAGCTCAACGGTTTAA